The proteins below come from a single Sorghum bicolor cultivar BTx623 chromosome 4, Sorghum_bicolor_NCBIv3, whole genome shotgun sequence genomic window:
- the LOC8080396 gene encoding probable plastidic glucose transporter 2: MRWKLNSSVYKRVPSRETAMEPDVETPMRMTDGGGGGGGGGGAGPSWRMSLPHVCVATLTSFLFGYHSGVVNEPLESISADLGFSGNTLAEGLVVSICLGGAFVGCLFSGSIADGIGRRRAFQLSALPMIIGAAISALTNSLEGMLFGRFLVGTGMGLGPPVASLYITEVSPPTVRGTYGSFVQIATCLGIIVSLLIGTPVKDIDRWWRVCFWVATIPATLQALGMEFCAESPQWLYKCGRISEAEMQFEKLLGPLHVKSAMAELSRSERGDDGESVKYSELFYGRHFNVVFIGTTLFALQQLSGINSVFYFSSTVFRSVGVPSNLANICMGISNLSGSIVAMLLMDKLGRKVLLSGSFLGMAFAMGLQAVGANRQSLGSTSVYLSVGGILLFVLSFSLGAGPVPGLLLPEIFPNKIRAKAMALCMSVHWIVNFFVSLLFLRLLEQLGPQLLYTIFSSVCVVASIFVRRHVVETKGKTLQEIEVSLLQPQ, translated from the exons ATGCGGTGGAAGCTTAACTCCTCCGTCTACAAGCGCGTGCCGTCCAGGGAAACCGCCATGGAACCCGACGTCGAGACGCCAA TGAGAATgacggacggcggcggcggaggcggaggcggtggtggcGCTGGGCCATCGTGGCGCATGTCCTTGCCGCATGTCTGCGTCGCCACGCTCACATCGTTCCTCTTCGGATACCACTCCGG GGTGGTGAACGAGCCCTTGGAGAGCATCTCCGCTGACCTTGGCTTCTCTGGCAACACGCTTGCTGAAG GGCTCGTGGTGAGTATCTGCTTGGGAGGAGCTTTTGTTGGGTGCCTCTTCAGCGGCTCCATCGCTGATGGGATTGGGCGACGCCGTGCGTTCCAGCTCAGTGCACTGCCTATGATCATTGGTGCTGCCATAAG TGCTCTCACCAATAGTTTGGAGGGTATGCTCTTCGGAAGATTTTTGGTAGGAACAGGGATGGGATTGGGTCCACCAGTTGCTTCACTTTATATAACGGAG GTTTCTCCTCCTACAGTGAGGGGTACATATGGTAGCTTTGTTCAGATTGCAACCTGCCTTGGAATTATAGTATCACTCCTAATTGGTACACCTGTCAAAGATATCGATAGATG GTGGAGAGTGTGTTTCTGGGTTGCCACTATCCCAGCGACTTTACAAGCTCTTGGTATGGAGTTTTGTGCTGAGAGCCCCCAGTGGCTCTATAAG TGTGGAAGAATAAGTGAAGCAGAGATGCAATTTGAAAAGCTCCTAGGCCCCCTTCATGTAAAATCTGCCATGGCAGAACTTTCTAGATCTGAAAGAGGAGATGATGGAGAAAGTGTGAAGTACTCAGAGCTGTTCTATGGTCGCCACTTTAATG TTGTTTTTATTGGCACAACGCTCTTTGCTTTACAACAGTTATCCGGCATAAATTCTGTGTTCTATTTCTCATCAACTGTGTTCAGAAGTGTGGGGGTGCCCTCTAACCTTGCCAACATATGCATGGGGATTTCAAATCTATCAG GATCAATTGTAGCAATGCTTCTAATGGACAAGCTAGGTAGAAAAGTGCTGCTTTCAGGGAGTTTCCTTGGGATG GCTTTTGCAATGGGGCTTCAGGCTGTTGGAGCAAACCGTCAGTCTCTTGGTTCTACAAGTGTATATCTTTCAGTTGGTGGCATTCTGTT GTTTGTCTTGTCATTTTCACTAGGAGCAGGCCCAGTCCCAGGACTTCTTTTGCCTGAGATTTTCCCCAATAAAATCCGAGCTAAGGCTATGGCTCTCTGCATGTCTGTACATTGG ATCGTGAACTTCTTTGTTAGTTTGCTGTTCTTGCGTCTTCTGGAGCAACTTGGTCCACAGCTTCTCTACACAATATTTTCGTCAGTCTGCGTGGTAGCCTCAATATTTGTGCGGCGCCATGTGGTAGAAACAAAGGGAAAGACTTTACAAGAGATAGAAGTTTCACTCCTGCAACCACAATAA